In Oreochromis aureus strain Israel breed Guangdong linkage group 17, ZZ_aureus, whole genome shotgun sequence, the genomic stretch CGTGTTGCCAAACAGTTACACATTTGCATAGTCAAAAACCCCGATGGATGACACTAAGGTGCTTGTGTGCACCTTTTATATAAAGGTCCTACATGCTCAGTGTTCCTACATATGGTTCTAAGCAGGTATTATAGACTTGGTTTTTAAGAATTTGTTATCATTAAAAATGCTGCGTGTGTCTCACAGAATCACTCCTGATGAGAGCTAAAGCTAACACTGTTGgggacaaaataataaaaacaaacacaagctaAAAAGCACTGAAATGCTTTGTGGAGATCACCTGGAGGGGGAAAACACCCCGTAGGGTGATACTTTGAGGGACTTTATGCCAcattacaaatgttttttttgatCATGTTTCCAAGAAAAGTACTGACTCACGTGCTAACAACTGTGGAAGAACAGTGGATTCTGATGCTACTCACATCTGAGGAATAAATGTTCCACTTCCCAAACTCATCCTGCCAGTACCAAAGCCACTCGGTGGTGTGGATGAAGGTCGGCTGAATCACTGAGTTTTCTGTCGAGAGTCGACGTACTTTGTTCGGTCCACAGGTCATCGTGTCAAAGTGCACGGCTGGGCTGGTGCTACTGCAGACACCCAAAACAGAAGACataatgttaacattttaaCACGTGCTACCTCTTTACTGGTGTGTGAAGTTTGAAAGAAGTTGATATTAAGGaaacagaaatagaaataaagaattGTGTCCTGTGGCTATGGAATCCTCATCTAAATCGTCTCCTTTCCACAACCATGtggacagttggtatgaggtccttgtgtttgtgtttgtattgGGTCTGACTTTAGGATGAATTTGTCTCATAATTGGAGATTAAGTATCAGAACTTCAGGAgtgggaccacgcctccaaacacactCCTTCCAgttctcatctatataggttcccctaGTCCTATAAGCTGTTCATTCTTGTTTACATGCCCCACCCTCCATccccttttcaattctttaacttcttcacttgtATTTAGTACGTGGGGATCTGCCGGGTCCCGGAGCCGCCGTCAGTTCCTTTTGAGGCCTTCctcaaaccgcagctcaattcatgtcaaagcCATTCACCTTTATCTACGAAAATGCTGTCAAACATAAATGAGGACGTGGGACCAGCTAGTGAATTACCCGTTACCAATGTAAACCTTATTCTACAGGcccacacaacaacacacatatgatctttgtcatagtatttaggtatgaacgcaaagcaaagatgaaaaccagcagaAAGAGGCGTTAAAGCGATCACCACGGTGATTCTACTTTGGAAACATATACAGGCAGAAACTGAGCTGCTCCTCAGTTTGTCACTTGTTGAAGTTCAGGCTGTGGCTGCTGAGCCGGGGTCAGCATACACTCAgttttaacatcactctgggttcttggctagcttagcttTAGCATGTTGTCAGTGTCAGTGcttacaaagagctgaagttgtgttagcaggATAACGCAGTTGTTTCCATCCTGGATGCAGTTTCCACTTTACCATCACACTCTTGTTCTTTTgcggaataaaaataaaagtaatgtccgtGTTCATGCTGTGGACCACTCCACTACTTTCATCCTCGGGCACATgagctgaaatcagctgattcaaGTGCAGGTGGAACCAATATTAGAATCAATAAGCAAGCAgactaacaattccaaggaatgcCACTACTGGGAACTGTTCTCGATTCCCATCACTACACCTAACTGAATGCTCCAAACCAGTAAACTGCCAAAAGTTCTGCTTTtatacagtctgtgatgatcAAAAAAGTCAAGTGTATTTGATTATCAGATTATCACGTTGTCTTTTGCAGGACTGCAGAGAGTCCAGTGAGAACTTGGTAAGTACCTGTATGAGTTACTGGGGTCACAGTAGTCTCTCTCAATTGTCTCATTATTGGGCAAATCAGTCCACTGGTGTCCCTCTTGGACCTGCCATCGGTACGGCATCTTGTCATGAGCTTTAAAACATTGATCTAAGAAGAAAGACAGCTGATCAAAGTCAAGAAAGAACTACATTAAAACCTCAAACACTTAATAACCATGACTTTCTCACCATCATGTTTGCAGTGACCTTTAATGAAGTACATGCAGATCTCTTTTTTATCTGAAAGAAACAAGAAATATTTCACAGGCTTCACTCAGACAGCAGTTTTAGTTCATCTCCCCAcagaagtgttttcagctgttgtTTACCTCTGACAGGCCTCTGTCTATTGTTCTGCCATTCTCCGCCTTTAGCAGCTACATCATTGACAGCAGCGTGAATGTTGCTTGATGAACGAGCTTTTGGTAGTGGTTGCTTATTGGTGCCCCTGTTGCCGCCTCTCCCTCTGACAGCTGCTAGACTTTTTCCGTGACGGCGTCTCCGTCTTCGAGTCTCACCACTTTCACTGCTCACATCGTTTTCGCTGGTGGCGGCGGAGATGTCACTGGTGGAAGAGTTTTCATCGTCGCTTTCATTCAGTCCATTGCTGGTGTACAGATCGAAGATGTCAGTGCCAGCAAGCATCTCAGTAAGTGAGGAGACTCGATCCTGCACTGGGCGGCTGCTCTGGTTTCCTCTGTTTCCCCTATTGCCCCTGCTGCCTGTCGCACCCCTACCACCTCTCCCTCTGCCTCTCCGCTGTTGTTGACCATTCTCAGCCAGCCTCAGCGCCTCTTTATTTGCATACACAGCCTTCAAGGATGGAAGAAGGGGACCAGGTATGCCTCTTTCTTGCAAATTTTTTATTGGCTGTGGAGCAGTAAAATTGTGATTCCTCGAGCAGCTGCATTCACGGCTGATGTACTTCTGGCAGATGTGGAGCCTCTTGCAACCATCACCATCCTTACACCTGCCAAACTCTCCATCACCGTTGTTGTAGTCGTAACATATCTGGTGGAGacggaaaaaaatgaaaggaaagcGTGGTTATATACATGGACTGTAAGTAAAAGATGGAAAACAATCACTGACTGTATGTAAACGATGGATATAAACATTGCAACATCCTACTTTTTTAACCAGTTTAAATTGATTTTACTCTAAATGCCACAATAAATTGTTCAAAACATTTTCTTAGGTCATTTATTCATAAACGTCTATACAACAGGataaaacaggaagtctttTTGCAACATGATGAGGTCAGCTTTTTATGGCAGCTTTGTAACACTGTAGTGCATtgtatagaaaaaaataaaagtgtgctGTAACGCTCTCACCATCCCCTTCCATATGATATATTACTTGATATGTTTTCttgacttttctttccaaggtgAAATTTGACCTTGGGCACAAACAataaaggtcaaggtcaaattaGGTACTCACGTCCCCCGAAACTCTAGTATATTTTTGTCAAGTTTCAAGATGATCCATAAAAAATTGTGGATAATATAAAGTTTTGACTGATTTTCAAATTAGATGCGACTTTGACTGTGACCCAATTTTCATCTAAATTAAATCAGCTGTTATCATCACACAAAATCTGAAAAAGATATCTTGAAAACTGTGGACAGtactgcaaacaaacaaacgaaagGAACTGATTACTTACCAATTACATTGCATGTGTTTTGATACTTTTAATATACTTTTTGATATGTATGAAAAAGCTGGTTTGACACCAACATGACAGGAAACGTGTTTTAAAATTGAAGAACAATACACAACTGGCAAACAACGTTACCTCTAAGTTTTAAGAACACCTCAATGACTGACAATTTGTGAAGAATTACATATTATATTatgttattatattatattattacacTGTGTGGGTATCAGCTGTGCtgtttgttattgctacagtaTCAACAGTACCGATCTGCCAACGCACTGTCTTACAATTTAAATGAACATGATCCAGAACAAATCAGATGTGAAAAGGTTTTATGACAATGATGATGAGTTCAACCTAAAGTATTTCGTCAGGGTGCTTTATCGTGTGTTAGGTTAAGACTTACAGCAGGAAGGAGTGTGTGGTcactctgcagcagcagggtgCACAGCTCTTCTCGGCTCAGGCTCTCCAGCTCATGCTGCCTCAGAAGTCTTTGGTTATGATCAGAGGTGAGCTCATGGGAGAAGCTGCAGCCCCTCCTGTTATAACAGAATCCATACAGCTGAGTCATGACTGTGACATGAGAAGGATTAGGGCCACACACTTCTAAAAACATAATAACCAAGTGGTGCCAAACGTGGATTAATTCATCATTACACTCAcacatgctgtgtgtgtctgtttccaGATTCAGCCCAAtgccaataaaaaaaataattttgaccGCGGTGTCTGTCAACATATGTCTTCTTATATTTTTCCAAACCCGAGAATTTGTCATTCTAGCTGGCTTCTGGAGCAAAACCGGTTAATATGACGACAATAATAAATACTTCTAATAATAAAACCACTACGAATTATTTGACGTTTTAGCCTCTTTAAAGGTCCGTAACTTGGTTGTACACAAATACGACAATAAAAGTAAAGTTTCTATTGAGACTCAGAAGTCGGTACAAGGAAGCACCGAGAGGAACTTTTCCTATTGGCCTTTCGAGTCACATGATGATATTTGTTCAGGTTAGCTTTTCTAACAAACCTGTGTCAAACTGCTTAAAATGTCGAGTTTTCCCAACAATACACGAACCACCGTCAGTGTCATACTCAGTGACTGTAAACAGTCTTACAGAGTCACTAGTCAGGGCCTTTAACCCTGGAATATTTTGCACCCACTTTAAGCATTACTAGAAAAGGCCTGCATGAACAGAGACGGTGGCTGTTTCACTCTGGCCATGACTCACCTTTCTTTCTATACTTCCAGTATATTTACCTGAGCTGAGTGAACTGACAGAATCCGCTGAAGAGGAAGTTTTTACACAGGTGCAGACCCCTGCATGTCCCCGGGCAGTCTTTCACTCTGCAAAGTCTCAGGCGGGTCCTGGCCACCACCTTCGGCTGTCCGTTTGGACAACACGAAACAAATTTCTCTTGGTTACAAATGATCTCCGACAACTTCGTAGGATCGCCGGAAAACAGATTATATACTAAATCCTCAGTGTTGACTGCTCCTTGACCGGCGCAGATCATTTTCAGTATTTCTGTCTCCATCGTGTCCGAGCTCTGCCTGCGCTTCCTTCCACCTGGGAGACCAAACCGCAGCTTGACGACAGCGGACGATGGCTTCATGGGAGGAGGAAAACTTCGGTATCATTTCTGATGATTGGAAAGCGAAACTGAACTATTTTTTATCTTGGACTGATGCTGTAATGCTGCTGATTTCCACTTGGGGGCGTCCATGAGAGAATACAGGGAAGACATTTGTATTCGGCACACAGTGTAACGTTAACACAGTAGAGCTGATTAACAGAAAGCTCATATAAAGATCCTGCAAAGTCTGACTAAAGGAAGTCATAGCTATTACCTCCTGTTTTAGCTTTGCTCTCCTTTAAACCTTTGGGGTGAATTTTCGGGTCTTTAGCTGCTTAACTGTCCATCAGCTGCCAGGCTGTGTGTTTGCAGCTTGTAGGGCCCTTAAATAGCTTATGCATGTCTGACTGGGGTGGGGAGGGTGAACCTAAATAGAAGTCATGTCGTCTTTGGGACTCTTATTGTAGCAAACCCCTTTGTCTTGGTGTTGTAACAGCTTTCTGAGTGTCACATTGCGTGAGCATTTTTTGACTTGTGCTCCACAGCTGTGCACTAACAACAACCACAAGTCCAAAAATATCTTTGCTCTTCTTGTTTGCATAGCTGCTACACAGAACACAGTGAAAAACTGTGGTGATTCCCCAGTGGCACACCTGAACGACTGAACAATGTGAATATCAAGAGTATCATACCAACACTAATACTGGTAACGGATTGATACGAGCACAGTAGGATCGATATCTTGTTTTATCTTCTCCAAGTTCAATATGTAACCGACTGAACtgtgttatttattcatttttggaaatgaaaaaatatgcCTCATACATGCACTATGTGTTGACTGTCacgtctattttatttatagcccatagc encodes the following:
- the LOC116323188 gene encoding protein mono-ADP-ribosyltransferase PARP12-like isoform X1 yields the protein MKPSSAVVKLRFGLPGGRKRRQSSDTMETEILKMICAGQGAVNTEDLVYNLFSGDPTKLSEIICNQEKFVSCCPNGQPKVVARTRLRLCRVKDCPGTCRGLHLCKNFLFSGFCQFTQLRRGCSFSHELTSDHNQRLLRQHELESLSREELCTLLLQSDHTLLPAICYDYNNGDGEFGRCKDGDGCKRLHICQKYISRECSCSRNHNFTAPQPIKNLQERGIPGPLLPSLKAVYANKEALRLAENGQQQRRGRGRGGRGATGSRGNRGNRGNQSSRPVQDRVSSLTEMLAGTDIFDLYTSNGLNESDDENSSTSDISAATSENDVSSESGETRRRRRRHGKSLAAVRGRGGNRGTNKQPLPKARSSSNIHAAVNDVAAKGGEWQNNRQRPVRDKKEICMYFIKGHCKHDDQCFKAHDKMPYRWQVQEGHQWTDLPNNETIERDYCDPSNSYSSTSPAVHFDTMTCGPNKVRRLSTENSVIQPTFIHTTEWLWYWQDEFGKWNIYSSDTSGHKAADINSTKLEEKFLANDKDVVEFTAANQSYSLSFQDMIQTNKHYGTKRLVCRRPLFVSAADVLTKKVRRPVVKASAPIPDNWDKTQIPETGYSRISVQRTSEEFKTVETHFCKTMKGFDIVKIERIQNKALWEVFQWQKNQMKTKNKGGNVTEKKLFHGTHSKFVDTICHHNFDWRICGLNGTAFGKGSYFARDARYSHNYTGDTDVRDMFISRVLVGDFTKGSSDYRRPPSKDGGDINFFDSCVDDVMNPSIYVVFEKHQIYPEYLIQYKTTHPLVSTLMYSGGASAPTPKPVAAPKPVAAPKPAATISAYQPSTISSGYKNSASSSFYSPSTTSSPYQSSSTSSRYPSSSVSSGYPSSSVSSGYPSSSVSSGYPSSPVSSGYPSSSVSSGYPSSPVSSGYPSSPVSSGYPSSSVSSGYPSSSVSSGYPSSPVSSGYPSSSVSSGYRYSSASSQISTSPSLYSNSRTVNQPTHVSPSPSAPPKKTSNSCVIA